Genomic window (Juglans microcarpa x Juglans regia isolate MS1-56 chromosome 2S, Jm3101_v1.0, whole genome shotgun sequence):
CATGGCACCAATCTCCACCGTCCAATAGAACTTCCATCGAAAAGCTTATTGGCTTGAAAGGCAAGATCGACTGCATTTGATCATTCCCACGACCACATGTGAAAGAAACAAAGGTACCAATCCTCCATCAACCAATtccttttaatctcaaatatttattagcatattctaataaatattcttaattttttgataCACTGATTGATACACCAACCTACTACTGCGGCTATCTAAAAGGGACAGAGTCAACCTAAAGCAGCTGTAAAGAACGagttattataagaaaaattattcttattagtCATTAATCATCATcctacactttataaaaaatattttcactctataaaaaaactataattatagtGTATGACATAAACCGTTGCTAATTTGTAATAAAACTCTTATCATAATGCATTGTTGTCACTTGCCCAAGCCACAGAAAAAACCAACCAGTACTGCTGTATTGGGCTCCAAAATATGTACCTTTTTTGGGGTAAATTATAAAGAAGTTCCAACATGTCAAACAGttcattatctttcatattcGATAGTAAAGAAGCTCCAACCAACCTATCATATTGCAGCTGTAATGAAccccaaaaaattaaatatcttCTGACGCTGGGGCTTGCCCAAGCCACAGAATAAACCAACCACTGCTGTATTGGTCCCCAAATATGCCTTTTTTTGGGTAATTAATAAAGAAGCTCCAAACATGCCAATCAATTCATTACCTTTCATTTTCGAGTCAAATCCAATGGACACGGCAGGACATTTGTAAGTTGTAACACAGACTGAGCAGCTAAGCCGAGCCAATTCCATCAATCTTGAACCTTCATGAGCAGAATGACGGACAGAAAAGGCTAACGTCTTTTGCATGACTTTTTTGTTGGTTTCTGTGTCTCATCGTTGTACCCTCTCTCGGCTCTACTccttcctagctagctagttcatTACCTCATTTGGAGCATATTCTGATCGCAGGATATGGGGATTTTGGGGTCAGAAGAGAGCGTGAGGGTGGAGTTGGAGGAAATCCAGCGGATGTTGGTGCTTGTGCTGGCCTGCAAAGAAGGAAAGGCGAGGATGAACAGTTCAAAGGAGTTCGTGTTCCTTCCATGGGCTTGGTCGACACCGATGATGCAGACAAGTTGGTTTGTGTCACCAGTGGTGTCTCTTATTTAGGACTGGCCATTGTAAAGAAGCTCTTGGCTCGTGGCTACTCTGTCCGGATCATCGTCGAAAACCAGGGTAattttctcattaattattttcactgctacatacatatataaaagaaagtGCAGgtgaaggaacaaaaaaaaattagagtttcTTTTGAGAACTGCTTGATTTTTCCAAGATTTGATGGCAAGTCAAAGGTTGGAATTTGCTTCCTCTTTGTTCTAGTTCATGTTATCGTGCGAGCAGAAGAGCAATTAGTCTCGGGCTCGCTGTCTTTTTCCCAGATTAAATTACATGTACAATCTTGTCTTGTGAAAATGCAGAAGATATAGAGAGATTGAGGGAGATGGAGAACTCAGGAGAGATGAGGGCATGTAACAACAATATATCTGCAGTTATGGTGAAGTTAACCGAGATTGAAAGCTTGTCAGAAGCATTCCATGGCTGTCGTGGCGTATATCACACCTCTGCATTCATAGATCCAGCTGGCCTTTCTGGCTATACAGTAAGCCTTCTactaaatcacatcaattttcTTGTTCTATCTGCTaaacatttctttctttcacaaACATTAGATTAGAATTTCTGGGGCCCCTTGCATGAAAGCATACATGAATGCAGATGGTAAATGTAGAATCAAAGTGGTGCCCACTTGACATAAATTTCCAGCAGCCCTGTTGGACGGTCACATTAACCAAAATTAACGGGGCATTTGAAACCACTGGTTTCTCTTTCCTCAGAATGTTCATGCCATTTTTCCCTAGCAAATTGGGGCAAGAAAAGTCGACCTTAATATCTTCAACTTGTAGCAATCCCTATCAATTGAAGGCCACCCGACAGAGGTCGAGAGCAGCCTCTGCTCACCCGTCTGATTATTCATTAAGCACAAATCGGGAGTTTGCAGTAACATTAAGATAGAACTTCCATTAACTTTTGTTCGAAGTTTGGTGAAACATTGGCATAACTCAGTAAACACTCTGAGGCGACAACCAAGTTCAAACATACCATGTTAATAAGACACAACATAATCTAGCAGTAATCCTATGACTGAGtctaatgataatatattgggTTGAAGATTAAAGTAGCCTTTCGAGTGTGACTTTTGTcaaatttattcttatattttaattttttaacttctttgtTCTGtgcttttgattttgatcattttagttgttttgtTATCCTACCATTAGCAGCACTAATGAAGCTGACGGCAGGTCAGCACAAATGCTATGTGAACACCTATTAGTAGTTGACATGTGTCTATTCGATAAAGATAAtgaagattttaatatttactaaGTAAGAAATATTAACCCGATTAACCAGCACATTTTCTAACTCTTCGAGATCCTATAGGTTGTAACCCTTGTTTTGATATATAGAAATACATGCCGGAGATAGAGGCGAGGGCCTGTGAAAATGTGATGAGAGCATGCGCAAGAACACCATCGGTAAGAAAGTGTGTGCTTACATCCTCGCTCTTGGCTTGCATTTGGCGGGGCGACAGACAACATGATCTCCCCCCTGTAATAAACCATGATTGCTGGAGTGATGAATCATTCTGCTTAGAGAAAAAGGTATTATCTTCAACAAAATCACGTTTTAACGGATGTTTGTTCAACCCAGATCTAGTAACTTGttcttgattttgactttctgaaaacatGGCAGTTGTGGCAAGCATTGGGCAAGCTGAGGGCAGAGAGGGTGGCATGGAGAATTGCCAAGGAGACAGGGCTAAAACTGGCCACCATATGCCCGGGACTCATTACTGGTCCCGAGTTTTCTTGTAGAAATCCAACGGCAACAATTGCTTATCTTAAAGGTATTGTCATCATCTCTCGTCCAATGGAATTAAAAGATTTGATTCTTTGAAGTGTTGTAAACGAGTCAATGAAAATGCAGGAGCACAAGAAATGTACGCCAATGGCTTGCTAGCAACTGTAGATGTAAACAGCTTGGCAGAGGCACAAGTATGTGTTTTTGAGGCAATGGACAAGAACGCAGGAGGCAGATACCTTTGCTTCGATGATGTCGTTGATAGGCAGAAAGCAGAAAAGTTATCACGAGAAATAAGGATGCCAATAAACAAGATTTGTGGGAATGTATCTGCTGCTGGGCATGATGTTCGGCCTCGGTTCCGGTTGTCGAATAAGAAGCTTTCTAGTCTAATTACAGAAACACACAGATGTTGTGACAGAGAGTGTTAAGAGATAAGATTACGTCCTTTTTATGTCGCTCTCTCCCATTTTCTATACATATGTTAGGCAGCACGTTTTGGGAGATGATGAATCGAAGTTTCAACATGGTGTTTTCTCCACATTCACAGTAGCTCTAGATCGTTATTCCATTGCAATTCTTTCTAGAATTGGTCATAAGAGATGCTTAAAAAGTCCATCTTATGAAATCTCAGAAAGATCAAAAGAAAGTTCAGATGCTTTGAGATGACAAATAGGGCTGTTCACCGCATGCAGATCTCAGATCTGGATATCCGGCTGTACATGAATTCAGGTCCTGATTTATGTACCCGTTCGGGTATCTTTACAAAAAGGAGGGACCGAGAATGGTGCCTTGCATTGTACGCAAATGAACTTTTGTACCCGGTTATCCAAATtgatcaagaaaatattttctaaaaaaaaaacaatttcaaagcCTTTTCACCAATGAACCATAATCAGATGCCGACAACATGATCAAACAAAAGCATGAATACTGAAACACAGGACCAAATTGAATCGAATATACAGGATAACATCAGGAGGGCGTGGATTTAGACTCAGAATTGCTTTTGCAAAGCTTGTCATAAGCCTCGAGCTCCTCATAGTATATGTCCCACACGCAACGCACGCATCCACTGCCACAGCAATCCCCGGGCAGCGGCTTCTCTGGCGGCGGCGGCAACGTCAATTCCTCCTTCGTCTTCGATTCTTCTTTTAATTCCTTCTCATTCCCGATGATCTCCGGTTTTAATTGATGCTCGATTTTTGCCTCGTCGGCCATGGATGTGGCGCAGAAGAATCGCGATGGATCTCGGAGCCGAAGGTTGAAGACGGCAACTGTGTTGGTCAAGCCTTCTCCTAGGATTAGAGAGGCTCCACGGCTCATGGGCAAGCCGACAGGGGCTCGAGATCTGTGACAAACGGCAACGGAGGCTCTAGCTAAGGTATCGGCTGAATCTCGCGAGAGAGGGTAATGAACGGGATTCAAATGAAGAGGAATACAGAACATATTCAAAACCGAGGTAGTTTCATCCTTCGGTCAAGGTTTTTTACAAGTTACGGATGCGAGTTTGCTACTCGTCGCTCTCCACaccaaattataattttttactttttattttttaaaataaatttttatttttttattttcttaaaattattgaatcgtTCTactcaaataagaaaaaataaaaaataaaaatgaagaataaaataaaatttgggaatagaattttttatgcacattgcttaaaaaaaaaaaaaaccaaaaacaaagaagaaagaaagaaaaaaggaaattgaTGCACAGCCCTATTTACAAGCCAAGAAGATTCAGGACCTCtaattatagatttttttttcgaaaaaaaaaagagagatctGATTTGTGATTAGCCATAATCAAAACCTGCATCACTTCGGCATTTACCTTATAATCAAATGCGGTTCCTCAGAGAGAGGAGTTcctaaagagaaaagaaaaatacgaAGCTATAGAGATTTTGATGACTTTAGGGCTTCCAAGAATCCAAAAGTACAGAAACAGACTCAAGACCTCAAAGTTAAAAATGATGCTAAATTCTAATTCTTAGGTAGATccttatgaaaacaaacaatgcTAAAAGGCGGGTTAAACCGAGTGCTGCGACTcaaaaatctttaaaaagaGATTGCATAGAGagaggaaacaaaaaaagatgCGTAGGGGCTCAGAAAGTTGCCATCTCTGCTCAAGGAAGAGCTTGTTGAAAGCTCTTCTCATACTAGAGGTGTCAGAAATTTCGAAGCATTCTTCATCTTCGCCCgttaaagaaaaaactgaaaaaagttCTCCCAAACAACTTTGATTCGGGACTCAAGACTAATGGAAGAAGAAGACCacaaagaaagagagacagaaacagagagagagcgCGGCGGCTTGCCTTACCTTTAGGGTTAGGAACTTAGGATTTAGAATGTTTGCAGGGAAGGGGATGGTGATAGAATTTTTAGGTTATTTTTGGGCTCTTTCGCAATTAAAATCAATCAATCTCTCATGGGTCCAGATTTATTTGGACTCCTAGCCCACCTTCAATTGACAAAAGCTCAATGGCccgagaaaaagaaaacgtgactgaagttgaaaataatgcttctttcataatttttttttaatgactgaATTCATTTCGTGCCCCTGTTTCAGCACGCAACGGACGAACCGTAATGGCATATAGGGGATTTCACAGTTCAAAAATCAGACAGAAAACGACAGTGACGCGCCCCGCCATTTCCGCTTGCTAACGGCATTTAAAGTTTACCGGGGTGGCAGTTAAGCCAGGGAGCACTTCAGCACTTAGATATGCACTGCCACTAAATTATTCAGTTGTGCGCAATGAGCACCCCATAAGTCCTACAAAGCGGGAGATAGGCGGGGGCAGAAGTCCAGCTTTTTCCTCCAGAGACTTCGTAGAGAGAGTTCTAGCGAGTGAGTGGAAGAAGAAGGCGATGAGGAGGGAGGGCGAACCGATTAGGATAATGCTCGGGGTGAACGTGTCGACACTCAAGGGGTATACCGACGTACCGTATCCATATGCATCAATAAGCTGCACAAGAGCTTTCGAGTGGACTCTCCAGAAGATCGTTCGCTCCAACACCTCTGCCTTCAAGCTTCTCTTTCTTTACGTTCATGTCCCCGACGAAGAcagttatctctctctctctgtgatagTTTCTTCATATACTCTGTTAGGTTGCTGAGACgatggatgaaaaaaaaagaaaggggaaatCGAAACTTAATTATTTTCCTGGACGCCATTTGTTTGGTGTTTGAAAATGCCTAGAAAATCTGAAATGAACTATTTAAAGGATTTGATGTTTCTGCATCTAATTGTTTCTTATATAACGAACTTCATGTTCTTTAGGCCTTAGAGGCACTCGTTCGAGTTTTTCTATAAACTTAATTCGATCATTTTGTATCCCTTGGATACATAAATATGACTTTTATATGGTTACGAAGTTTTGAGGAGCATCCTTCATGCTTCTGAATTGTAGAAAGAAATTTCAGAACAATGGAAACGAATGTTGGCTTCTCAATCTGTATCTATATCTCGAGGGAGTTGCTCTTACTTGCTCGGATGGATGATTTAGAAATTCGGCGAAATGTAGAATGGAAACGAATATTTAACTGAGAAGTTGAAGGTAGCGTTAGTTGGGACTTGGGAACGGAATGAAGTGGAATCTCCGTGAATTGGACGGATTGATGTTTTGGTGGCGTTCAATGGAGGCAATCCACCAAAGTTGATAGCTAATTTAATCGACTTTGGAGGTGGCATTTAGAGCAGTGGGCTGATTAAAGAAACTTGAGCTGCAGTAGTGTTAGGCGTATGATTAATTGTGGACTTTCATCAGCAAGAAGCATACACTACCGGACCTTGTCCTGCCTTGATATTAGTAAATTCATTCCCAATGCAAAGACAGGACTTAATAGTTAATAATGATCCTTGATATAAACATAGTGTAACAGTAGTGTTATAGGGAAATTACTTGGAATGCCTCCACTGGTTCTTGGACTGGATACAGATTTGTCATACATATTCTTTATTCAAGTTAACTTACTTGAGAGGAACTCCTTTCTACCCCAAAATCCAACCACATCATCTCTCTCAAGTACCCCTGTCATATGCCTGGAGATCTTTactcatttctctttatttcttctctAAATGACTAATTAAGAAAAGAGCTTCCATGGTTGAGTTACATAATACCAAATCGATTATTCGATACGGTTGTTTTGTCTTAATTTTCTGCATACTGTTATTTTATGGCTTGTGTTGATCTATGTTCACAACTGTTTGCATCTAATGTGAAGGAAATTACTAGGTAATGATGGTAtgctataactttttttttgctAGGTTTTGATGACATGGATTGCATTTATGCATCACCTGAAGATTTCAAAAGCATGATGAGTAGGGACAGGGTAACAGGGCTTCATCTGCTACAGTACTTTGTCACTAGATGTCATGAAATTGGGGTACTGATGTACTTTTTTAAGTCTCTCTGCTGATGTACTTCAAGTAACCGCATTTGTTTGTGTGTATGGACCTTATAGTACTGGATCAAATCATCTTTATGGAATGCTTGTAGGTTTCTTGTGTCTCATGGATCAAGACAGGTGATCCCAAAAAAGTAATCTGCCATGAGGTGAAGCGAATCCAGCCGGATTTTCTGGTTTTGGGAAACCGGGGTCTTGGCCTGTTCCAGAGGtataatttgttgtttgaaaataatcttcatctcattccatctagGGTGAAAGTTGATCGATCCAGATTGGAAAAACCAACCGGACCAATTACTAGACCAATTAGTTTGGTCCAGACCAGACCGATCCGGGACCAAGCCCGATTGGTCTCGTTTCTTGAAATAGAGGATCAAGACGTTTTGGTcctgaatttaaaaaaatatatatatatacatattttatacatattatttatataataattgtataattaattatgtaattttcatctaatctatcaccattaaaaatataaaattttaaatatattattaacaaattaatattctatcaattaactaatgtataatatcaattaactaattatatagtaattatataagttaagaatgtaatttttatctaatttattatcattgaaaataaaaaaataattttttactaagttagttacataatccacattaatatacacttaattttaatctagtattttaaataagtttttgtattaattaatttataaaaataaaaataagaaataattggGCTAGACCGATTGCTACCGGTCCGATCCAATCCCTAGGGATTTCGGTccggaaaaaatgatggatcaaAAATTTCAGTCCATCACCCCCCCCCACCCCTCGGGTGACCGGATTGAAGCGATTTACATCCCTAATCCCATCCCATTTcatatcttcttattttcttctcaaatatcactcaaatacaaacactttcaaactaatcattataacttttccaaactaataattacaactttcctaaatttctaaataaaacaaaaaaaaaaacaattcaactttttcaaattttaaaataaaaattatattaaaaaattatattctaagaatattttaactttataatatttttcatttaactttttttttctctcctttctctagagccaataaatacttaactcaaactatctcactactattcataaactattttactactattcacgaaattatgtgattattattttttacaagtgaacaattatattgatatgaatggaGCCATCTACACAACTTCCACCACAgtccacactccacattttttaaattttttaatttttttttaatttttttttgagtttattctttttaaattatttcaaattttctattaattattcatataataaatatttaataaaagaaaaaaataataaaaattaaaaaaaatgtggagtatTAGGAGGttgtaaagatttatttattttgaaaagtaacATGATTCCTGTGCTGCTCTGCAGGATTTTCATAAGAACTGTCAGCGACTTTTGCGTGAAGCATGCTGAATGCCCTGTCATCACAATCAGACGCAGGGCAGATGAAATACCTGAGGATCCAGCTGATGACTGATTGGCCTGAAATGTGCCTGATTTGTTTCATTCTATTAATAAGCTTCGCTTCTGACAGTAGGCATGAGCACCTCTTGCTTGGGAAGCGCTCATGATTTGTAGATTTTGCACTTCATGGACCATACATGGCGAACATATGGAGATACTTTGTTTTTCTCTATGGTCGTCGTTTTCGTTTGCTGACTACTTTTGGATAACACAATTCCCACTTTTAAATAACAAAGGGCAGATCAAACACCAGTTATCAGATAGACTCCCAAcactaatctcatctcatctcacctgtTCTTTTGTTAAACACCAAAGTGCTTATATGAGAAGACTCCCAACAGCATATCTGGATCGATGGATTCCGTGGACTGTTCTCCATGATCTGGACAGGTTAGTTCTGCTGAAGAGCACCCTTTCTTTCAAGTAGGAGATGCAAAAAATTGTGATTTGGATATAGCCCAGCAAACTCGTTCTGGGCTCGTTGCATCAGCACAGTAAGTAAAATTGGACTCCCATGTCAAATTGCATATATTTCAGGCAGGTGCAAGAGGAAGCCATTAATAATGTAATTGGAAGTATTACATCGACTAAACTAGCCGCAATTTGAAGTCTCAGACTCTCAACCATTCGGAACTAACAAACTAATTGGAAAGAAATTCGTACAAATTCCAGCTAAAAGCAAAATGAATTCAATCTTGTGACAAAATTAGCAGCCTGACTTTATGGATTTTGGGGTCATTTTTCTACGGGTTAGGTGATTGTTTATTGTTCCGATTCTTTAATTTTGGGGAACATAGCATGTTGAAACAttttgctttattttggttaaCTTGGACAAGGTAAGATTTGAATAGGCTCAAGAATCAAATATTGAATTCTTGAAACAACATATGCTAAATGTTACAATTAATAACAGAGATCCATTAAGATAAGAGAAGGGGTATAAAGTGATGAACATATCTATACCTATACAAATGAGCATTGCAATCAGTTCAACTAAGACAAGAACAAGACCAACCCATCTGTATCAAGTAATAAATacgcaccaaaaaaaaaaaaactcctacaCCTTACAAACATCCACAACAAGAAagtaacattatatatataatatatatatatatatatattttataagggGGTCCGGGCCAACATTATATATTTCTAAGTCTAGACATCGATCAATAGCTATAGCTGTAAAGTAAATGTGCCTATGTATATAACCAAAATGCTCAGTTTCTTGTATTGTCTGACCTAGGATGAGGAAGATCCAACCATGGTGCTCACACTCTCCAGAAGCCCTTTTATCTCGCTTTCTAATTTGTATTTCAACTCCAGCGACACCTCGCCATCCGAGTTCTCCAGCATTGAGTTCATTATCTCAAGTTTCTGCCTTACGAAGTCAAGTTGTAATTGcggtgaagaagaagatgtcTTCTCTGGAGTCTTGCCATAGAACGGAGGAGAAGCTTTTGGCAGTGCTATTTCTCTTAGTTCACGAGTCTTCAATTGAGTTGAGGGATATTGCAGGTCGAAAGTCACTGTGGCAGCTTTAAAAGGGTTGGAGTGTAGTGAATGACTGTAGGCTTCCTCCGCATCAGAGTTCCTTACAAAGGCAACCCGAGcacagaaattgtttgagagcACCTCTGTTTCTGCTTCGTTCAGCATCCCAAACTTGCGATAAATTCTAACCAGATTAGCTTTAGAAGGCAAAGAGGATTCTGGGCCAAATGTCAACGAAATCACTGTGGGTGAACCTTTTCTATCTGTGTTATCAGGCGTTCCAGCAGCCTGCTTTGATTTATCCAACTTTGCATCTGGTTTTTTAGCAGCTCTCTCTGGTTTAGCTTCGCATAACTCTGCTTTGTCATTTCTCCTAGCGTCTTGTTTTTCAGAAGCTCTCTTTGGTTTACTTTTATCGTATGATTCTGCTTCTTTGTTCTTCTCCGTCCTCTGTTTCTCAGCAGCTCTCACTCTTTTAGCTTCATGTAACTCTGCTTTGTTATTTCTCCGCGCATCTGTTTCTTCAGTAACACTCTTTGGTTTATTTTCATGTGGCTGTGCTTCTTTGTTCCTTTTCCCCGTCCACTGTTTCTCAGCAACTCTCTTTGGTTTAGCTTCATCTGACTCtgcttctttgttctttttcctCGTCCTAAGTTCTGATACATGTCCAGTTGATTTGTTGTTAGTATCATTCCGGTCGTTATACAATGGCCCAGGTTCCGAGTCtagattctctctctttctaccAGATTGATGCTTTTTTGCCGCCTTGGAGTCTGATCCATCTCGATAGACTGAACTTCTGAGTACGGACAGAAAGCCCTCAACCATTTCGAATGACTTCTTTTCCATGGGATTCAAGGGATTAAGAGCTGCTCGTCGAACTTCAGATAGCACTTCATTAGCAGATGCCTTAACTTTCAAGGGATCAACTATCGAGGTCCGATCTTGTTT
Coding sequences:
- the LOC121253174 gene encoding uncharacterized protein LOC121253174, which gives rise to MFCIPLHLNPVHYPLSRDSADTLARASVAVCHRSRAPVGLPMSRGASLILGEGLTNTVAVFNLRLRDPSRFFCATSMADEAKIEHQLKPEIIGNEKELKEESKTKEELTLPPPPEKPLPGDCCGSGCVRCVWDIYYEELEAYDKLCKSNSESKSTPS
- the LOC121253173 gene encoding universal stress protein A-like protein, which translates into the protein MRREGEPIRIMLGVNVSTLKGYTDVPYPYASISCTRAFEWTLQKIVRSNTSAFKLLFLYVHVPDEDSFDDMDCIYASPEDFKSMMSRDRVTGLHLLQYFVTRCHEIGVSCVSWIKTGDPKKVICHEVKRIQPDFLVLGNRGLGLFQRIFIRTVSDFCVKHAECPVITIRRRADEIPEDPADD
- the LOC121253172 gene encoding LOW QUALITY PROTEIN: cinnamoyl-CoA reductase-like SNL6 (The sequence of the model RefSeq protein was modified relative to this genomic sequence to represent the inferred CDS: inserted 1 base in 1 codon); its protein translation is MGILGSEESVRVELEEIQRMLXACAGLQRRKGEDEQFKGVRVPSMGLVDTDDADKLVCVTSGVSYLGLAIVKKLLARGYSVRIIVENQEDIERLREMENSGEMRACNNNISAVMVKLTEIESLSEAFHGCRGVYHTSAFIDPAGLSGYTKYMPEIEARACENVMRACARTPSVRKCVLTSSLLACIWRGDRQHDLPPVINHDCWSDESFCLEKKLWQALGKLRAERVAWRIAKETGLKLATICPGLITGPEFSCRNPTATIAYLKGAQEMYANGLLATVDVNSLAEAQVCVFEAMDKNAGGRYLCFDDVVDRQKAEKLSREIRMPINKICGNVSAAGHDVRPRFRLSNKKLSSLITETHRCCDREC